In Nicotiana tabacum cultivar K326 chromosome 11, ASM71507v2, whole genome shotgun sequence, a single window of DNA contains:
- the LOC142166060 gene encoding uncharacterized protein LOC142166060 — protein MDFITGLPRSFWKHDPIWVIVDRLTKSAHFLPVKITDSTEDYVKLYIKEIVRLHGTPLSIISDRGAQFTTNFWKSFQKGLGTKKFMRDPSLMVPTEIIGVKDSLSYEEIPVAILDRQICKLKTKEIASVKVIWRNQKVEEATCEAKEDMKSRYPYLFEEQKENVEGLAMFAYIILLPEFAC, from the exons atggacttcatAACAGGTCTACCTCGCTCGTTCTGGAAGCATGAtccgatttgggtgattgtagaccgaCTTACCAAGTCAGCTCACTTCTTGCCAGTGAAGATTACCGATTCGACCGAGGATTATGtcaagttgtatatcaaagaaattgtCCGATTGCATGGGACTCCTTTGTCCATTATCTCAGATCGTGGTGCTCAGTTCACAACAAACTTTTGGAAATCCTTTCAGAAAGGATTGGGCACAAAG AAATTCATGAGAGACCCGTCACTTATGGTTCCTACAGAGATTATAGGGGTTAAAGACAGCCTGTCTTACGAAGAAATTCCAGTGGCTATTCTTGATCGCCAAATCTGCAAGCTCAAAACTAAGGAAATTGCTTCAGTAAAAGTGATTTGGAGGAATCaaaaggttgaagaggctacatgTGAAGCCAAGGAGGACATGAAGTCCAGATATCCCTATCTCTTTGAAGAGCAAAAGGAAAATGTGGAAG GTTTGGCTATGTTTGCTTATATCATTCTTCTacctgagtttgcatgttaa